The following coding sequences are from one Frigoribacterium sp. Leaf415 window:
- a CDS encoding ABC-F family ATP-binding cassette domain-containing protein: MSLIRLNDVTVRFDGTPVVREAFFRLDEKERVGIVGRNGSGKSTLLKLMLDQVQPDEGTVTLEQGVRVGYFSQFSELDGTQTIVEVLTGLFAHERTIEADLAQIDADIAVVAVDPDGGDALDQLIHRQSELFAEMDRVDGWEYPRRIDTALSVLGFSDAHRTSPIDDLSGGWRNRAALAKIVLEDPDVLLLDEPTNFLDVAGVEWLESWFRDFHGAAVVVSHDRSFLDAVVTRIVEVENFHLHDYPGDFAEYVVQKQFRLKSLEQQFVHESELLAFEAEGISDRRDAAKAAKRQDGGDLLKQLAKVKKSRAPRPVDQIITEIYSGLHVKDVLCRVDGLGKARDDRTLFDDLTFELRRGDRLVITGANGSGKSTLLRVLTGEERADAGRAAWAGGVKVVSYDQVLAELDDDDTVTHSVNAMPDSLALTATRKSVGRFLAMFQFSEADLKKRIGALSGGQRARVAMAQCLLSGASVLLLDEPTNHLDVPSAQVMERALQHFPGAVVVVSHDRFFADKVATRRLVFGADAERPERVVVTAA, encoded by the coding sequence ATGAGCCTGATCCGACTGAACGACGTGACCGTCCGCTTCGACGGCACCCCGGTGGTGCGCGAGGCCTTCTTCCGCCTCGACGAGAAGGAGCGCGTGGGGATCGTCGGTCGCAACGGCAGCGGCAAGTCCACCCTGCTCAAGCTGATGCTCGACCAGGTGCAGCCCGACGAGGGCACGGTCACCCTCGAGCAGGGCGTGCGGGTGGGGTACTTCTCTCAGTTCTCCGAGTTGGACGGCACGCAGACGATCGTCGAGGTGCTGACCGGACTCTTCGCCCACGAGCGGACGATCGAGGCCGACCTGGCGCAGATCGACGCCGACATCGCCGTGGTCGCCGTGGACCCCGACGGCGGGGACGCCCTCGACCAGCTCATCCACCGGCAGTCCGAGCTGTTCGCCGAGATGGACCGGGTCGACGGCTGGGAGTACCCGCGCCGCATCGACACCGCCCTCAGCGTGCTCGGGTTCAGCGACGCGCACCGCACCAGCCCGATCGACGACCTCAGCGGCGGCTGGCGCAACCGGGCGGCCCTGGCGAAGATCGTCCTCGAGGACCCCGACGTGCTGCTGCTCGACGAGCCGACGAACTTCCTCGACGTGGCCGGCGTCGAGTGGCTCGAGTCCTGGTTCCGCGACTTCCACGGCGCGGCCGTCGTCGTGTCGCACGACCGCAGCTTCCTCGACGCGGTCGTCACCCGCATCGTCGAGGTCGAGAACTTCCACCTGCACGACTACCCGGGCGACTTCGCCGAGTACGTCGTGCAGAAACAGTTCCGGCTGAAGAGCCTCGAGCAGCAGTTCGTGCACGAATCCGAGCTGCTCGCGTTCGAGGCCGAGGGCATCTCGGACCGCCGCGACGCCGCGAAGGCCGCCAAGCGCCAGGACGGCGGAGACCTGCTCAAGCAGCTGGCCAAGGTGAAGAAGTCGCGGGCCCCGCGCCCGGTCGACCAGATCATCACCGAGATCTACTCGGGGCTGCACGTCAAGGACGTCCTCTGCCGGGTCGACGGCCTCGGCAAGGCCCGCGACGACCGCACGCTCTTCGACGACCTCACGTTCGAGCTGCGTCGCGGCGACCGCCTGGTGATCACGGGGGCGAACGGCAGCGGCAAGAGCACCCTGTTGCGGGTGCTGACCGGCGAGGAGCGCGCCGACGCCGGTCGGGCCGCGTGGGCCGGCGGGGTCAAGGTGGTCTCGTACGACCAGGTGTTGGCCGAGCTCGACGACGACGACACCGTCACGCACTCGGTCAACGCGATGCCCGACAGCCTCGCCCTGACCGCGACGCGCAAGTCGGTCGGTCGGTTCCTCGCAATGTTCCAGTTCAGCGAGGCCGACCTCAAGAAGCGCATCGGGGCGCTCTCGGGTGGTCAGCGGGCCCGCGTCGCCATGGCCCAGTGCCTGCTCTCGGGTGCCTCGGTGCTGCTGCTCGACGAGCCCACCAACCACCTCGACGTGCCCAGTGCCCAGGTGATGGAGCGGGCGCTGCAGCACTTCCCCGGGGCGGTCGTCGTGGTCAGCCACGACCGGTTCTTCGCCGACAAGGTCGCCACCCGGCGTCTGGTCTTCGGAGCGGACGCCGAACGGCCCGAGCGCGTGGTCGTGACCGCGGCCTGA
- a CDS encoding glycerophosphodiester phosphodiesterase has protein sequence MPSSPRPRARVDRRTVLLGAGGVAVLGAVGAGLALRSARVTGEAQVTPTAPPRPVDALRAARPATVAHRGGSRDWPEMSLFAYRRSVAAGVDGLEMSLSRTSDGVWFGLHDETLDRTSGTSGFVAAEHTWSEVQRYRISAAGTSDPGQSDQPYARFDEVVREFGREHALFVDPKHVDSRYYPELFEIARTQLGTADLTQTLVGKGYCTQTEWGDLATARGCETWGYYYADELADDPELLTRTSDSWSLLGLDWRAPAATWATLAATGKPVFGHIVPDLDAAHTALDHDADGLVVSGVAEVVGPLTTEG, from the coding sequence ATGCCCTCCTCCCCGCGTCCGCGAGCCCGCGTCGACCGACGCACCGTGTTGCTCGGCGCGGGCGGCGTCGCCGTCCTCGGCGCCGTGGGAGCGGGCCTGGCCCTGCGGAGTGCGCGCGTGACCGGGGAGGCGCAGGTCACGCCGACCGCGCCTCCTCGGCCGGTCGACGCCCTGCGGGCCGCGCGTCCCGCCACCGTCGCGCACCGCGGCGGGTCCCGCGACTGGCCCGAGATGTCGCTGTTCGCCTACCGGCGGTCGGTCGCAGCCGGGGTCGACGGGCTCGAGATGTCGCTCTCCCGCACCTCGGACGGAGTGTGGTTCGGTCTACACGACGAGACCCTCGACCGCACCTCGGGCACGTCCGGCTTCGTCGCCGCCGAGCACACCTGGAGCGAGGTGCAGCGGTACCGCATCTCGGCGGCCGGGACGAGCGACCCCGGGCAGTCGGACCAGCCCTACGCGCGCTTCGACGAGGTGGTGCGCGAGTTCGGCCGCGAGCACGCCCTCTTCGTCGACCCGAAGCACGTCGACTCCCGCTACTACCCCGAGCTGTTCGAGATCGCGCGGACGCAGCTCGGCACGGCCGACCTCACGCAGACCCTCGTCGGCAAGGGCTACTGCACGCAGACCGAGTGGGGCGACCTCGCCACCGCGCGGGGGTGCGAGACCTGGGGGTACTACTACGCCGACGAGCTGGCGGACGATCCCGAGCTGCTGACCCGCACCTCCGACAGCTGGAGCCTGCTGGGCCTCGACTGGCGAGCACCCGCCGCGACCTGGGCGACCCTCGCCGCGACCGGCAAACCCGTCTTCGGCCACATCGTGCCCGACCTCGACGCGGCGCACACCGCCCTCGACCACGACGCCGACGGGCTCGTCGTCTCGGGCGTCGCCGAGGTCGTCGGGCCGCTCACGACCGAGGGCTGA
- a CDS encoding carbohydrate ABC transporter permease, translating to MADSLTHLSPRTDGAGPPPSSTGREAPRPATRKGNGSFRTRVLTPYAMLAPGIVLFVLFMAAPIVYTLFLSFQKKQVVGLGLGSGGESQVFAGLENYVGSLTDPEFAASVGRVLLYGVVLIPCMLGLALLFALLLDSKRTRATAFSRVSIFMPYAVPAVISSLLWGFLYLPAVSPFYYVFDRLGWDVDGVLGSGTVLFAIANIALWGGVGFNMIVIYTSLKAVPTDVYEAARLDGASEVQIALRIKIPMVAPALVMTALFSMVATLQVFAEPTTLRPLTNSLSTSWSPLMLVYRDAFTRDDIYSAAATSVVIALATFIVSFFFLRVVQKRAFGQED from the coding sequence ATGGCCGACAGCCTCACCCACCTCAGCCCCCGCACCGACGGTGCCGGCCCTCCGCCGTCGTCGACCGGTCGCGAGGCGCCCCGGCCCGCGACGCGCAAGGGCAACGGCAGCTTCCGCACGCGGGTGCTGACCCCCTACGCCATGCTCGCCCCCGGCATCGTGCTCTTCGTGCTGTTCATGGCGGCGCCCATCGTCTACACGTTGTTCCTCAGCTTCCAGAAGAAGCAGGTCGTCGGCCTCGGGCTCGGCTCGGGCGGCGAGAGCCAGGTCTTCGCCGGTCTCGAGAACTACGTCGGTTCGCTCACCGACCCCGAGTTCGCCGCCAGTGTCGGCCGCGTCCTGCTCTACGGCGTCGTGCTGATCCCGTGCATGCTCGGCCTGGCGCTGCTCTTCGCCCTGCTGCTCGACTCGAAGCGCACCCGGGCCACGGCCTTCTCGCGCGTGTCGATCTTCATGCCCTACGCGGTGCCCGCCGTCATCAGTTCGCTGCTCTGGGGCTTCCTGTACCTCCCCGCCGTGAGCCCGTTCTACTACGTGTTCGACCGGCTGGGCTGGGACGTCGACGGCGTGCTCGGCTCGGGCACCGTCCTGTTCGCGATCGCCAACATCGCCCTGTGGGGCGGCGTCGGCTTCAACATGATCGTCATCTACACCTCGCTCAAGGCCGTGCCGACCGACGTCTACGAGGCCGCCCGCCTCGACGGCGCCAGCGAGGTGCAGATCGCGCTGCGCATCAAGATCCCGATGGTGGCTCCCGCGCTCGTCATGACCGCGCTCTTCTCCATGGTGGCCACCCTGCAGGTGTTCGCCGAGCCGACCACCCTGCGCCCGCTCACGAACAGCCTGTCGACCAGCTGGTCACCGCTGATGCTCGTCTACCGCGACGCGTTCACCCGCGACGACATCTACTCGGCGGCGGCGACCTCGGTCGTCATCGCGCTCGCCACCTTCATCGTCAGCTTCTTCTTCCTCCGGGTCGTCCAGAAGCGCGCGTTCGGCCAGGAGGACTGA
- a CDS encoding ABC transporter substrate-binding protein, which yields MRSSFRRLGVATVATAALLLTAGCSGAGGGAADDGPVELSYWAWAPNLDKVVDLWNQDHPDIQVTVNKQDGGDPAITKLLTAIKAGSGAPDLIQAEYQKIPTLVSSDALADISDQGAADLEGDFSEGTWSSVTLGGDGVYAIPQDSGPMMAYYRTDILDQYGLSVPTTWDEYADVATELHAADPTKYLGTFSANDAGWFAGLTQQAGASWWSIDGDSWGVDIEGGSTEKVASYWGGLVESGAIDNKPMYTPEWNAGLNDGSQVGWISSVWAPGVLGGNAPDTAGKWTAAPLPQWDASKPADGNWGGSTTAVTTQSEHKEAAVEFATWLNTDPTAVAALADIAGVYPAATDAAADALTTSPEFFSQQDDFYDIAAEASESVNPFTYGPNVNVAFSAYNDEFAKAADAKTQAAFEDAVTAMQEITVDDLTKSGFSVK from the coding sequence ATGCGCAGCTCATTCCGCCGTCTCGGTGTCGCCACGGTCGCGACCGCCGCCCTACTGCTCACCGCCGGGTGCTCCGGCGCCGGGGGAGGCGCGGCCGACGACGGCCCCGTCGAGCTCAGCTACTGGGCCTGGGCCCCGAACCTCGACAAGGTCGTCGACCTCTGGAACCAGGACCACCCCGACATCCAGGTCACCGTCAACAAGCAGGACGGTGGCGACCCCGCCATCACCAAGCTGCTCACGGCCATCAAGGCCGGCAGCGGTGCTCCGGACCTGATCCAGGCCGAGTACCAGAAGATCCCGACGCTCGTGTCCTCGGACGCGCTCGCCGACATCTCGGACCAGGGCGCCGCCGACCTCGAGGGCGACTTCTCGGAGGGCACCTGGTCGTCGGTGACCCTCGGCGGCGACGGCGTCTACGCCATCCCACAGGACTCCGGCCCGATGATGGCCTACTACCGCACCGACATCCTCGACCAGTACGGCCTGAGCGTCCCGACCACGTGGGACGAGTACGCCGACGTGGCCACCGAGCTGCACGCCGCCGACCCGACGAAGTACCTCGGCACCTTCTCGGCCAACGACGCCGGCTGGTTCGCCGGGCTCACGCAGCAGGCCGGCGCCTCGTGGTGGTCGATCGACGGCGACAGCTGGGGCGTCGACATCGAGGGCGGCTCGACGGAGAAGGTCGCGTCGTACTGGGGCGGGCTCGTCGAGAGCGGCGCCATCGACAACAAGCCGATGTACACGCCCGAGTGGAACGCCGGTCTGAACGACGGCAGCCAGGTCGGCTGGATCAGCTCGGTCTGGGCCCCCGGTGTGCTGGGCGGCAACGCCCCCGACACCGCCGGCAAGTGGACCGCGGCGCCGCTGCCGCAGTGGGACGCCTCGAAGCCCGCCGACGGCAACTGGGGTGGCTCGACCACGGCCGTCACGACGCAGTCCGAGCACAAGGAGGCGGCAGTCGAGTTCGCGACCTGGCTCAACACCGACCCCACGGCCGTGGCGGCGCTCGCCGACATCGCCGGCGTCTACCCGGCGGCGACCGACGCGGCGGCCGACGCCCTGACGACGAGCCCGGAGTTCTTCAGCCAGCAGGACGACTTCTACGACATCGCCGCCGAGGCGTCCGAGTCGGTGAACCCGTTCACCTACGGCCCCAACGTCAACGTGGCCTTCAGCGCCTACAACGACGAGTTCGCCAAGGCCGCCGACGCGAAGACCCAGGCGGCGTTCGAGGACGCGGTCACGGCCATGCAGGAGATCACCGTCGACGACCTGACCAAGAGCGGTTTCTCGGTCAAGTAG
- a CDS encoding beta-galactosidase, with protein sequence MSLELDARPTPQATTTWLPGRADLRYGGDYNPEQWPREVWLEDIALMKQAGVNLVSVGIFSWALLEPREGEYDFGFLDDLLGLLHDADIDVDLATPTTVPPAWFWKAYPDSHPVTRDGVTLGRGSRGMVSPSSPDYRRAALAITERLAERYANHPAVVLWHVHNEYGAPISEDYGPHSVLAFRTWLEEKYVTLDALNEAWGTRFWGQTYGEWDEIDVPRTSATVVNQTSRLDFARFTSDALLACFTAERDAIKRHAPHLPVTTNFMATNCPSIDYWTWAREVDVVANDHYLVAERRDNHVLLAMDADLTRSLAGGAPWMLMEHSTSAVNWQPRNIAKRPGELARNAASHLARGADAILFFQFRASRYGAEKFHSAMLPHAGTATRTWREVVDFGADLGRLAAVRGSRVEARVAILWDVESFWAHDLEWRPSVELQHRERVVAWYSALWHLGVTVDFRHPHDDLSGYDLVLAPSLYLADRHTTDALDAFVRGGGTFVASYFSGVVDENDTVHAGGAPGALRDVLGLSVPEFLPLYADQVVTLDDGTTGTGWSDDIVLEGAVAVASYVDGPAAGGPAVTRHAHGDGSAWYVSTRTTGADLEGLVRSVLDDAGVPLPVEHPDGLEVVVRHGDDADFTFLVNHAEAATDVAVGRGTELITGDAVDGRVVVPAGAVRVVSRPRG encoded by the coding sequence ATGTCACTCGAGCTCGATGCCCGGCCCACGCCCCAGGCCACCACGACCTGGCTGCCCGGCCGCGCCGACCTGCGCTACGGCGGGGACTACAACCCCGAGCAGTGGCCGCGCGAGGTCTGGCTCGAGGACATCGCCCTGATGAAGCAGGCGGGCGTCAACCTGGTCAGCGTCGGCATCTTCTCGTGGGCGCTGCTCGAACCCCGCGAGGGCGAGTACGACTTCGGCTTCCTCGACGACCTCCTCGGCCTGCTGCACGACGCCGACATCGACGTCGACCTGGCCACCCCGACGACCGTCCCCCCGGCCTGGTTCTGGAAGGCCTACCCCGACTCCCACCCGGTCACGCGTGACGGCGTCACCCTCGGCCGCGGCTCCCGCGGCATGGTCAGCCCGAGCAGCCCCGACTACCGTCGCGCGGCCCTCGCGATCACCGAGCGGCTGGCCGAGCGCTACGCGAACCACCCCGCCGTGGTGCTCTGGCACGTCCACAACGAGTACGGCGCCCCGATCAGCGAGGACTACGGCCCCCACTCGGTGCTCGCCTTCCGCACCTGGCTCGAGGAGAAGTACGTCACCCTCGACGCACTGAACGAGGCCTGGGGCACCCGGTTCTGGGGCCAGACCTACGGCGAGTGGGACGAGATCGACGTGCCGCGCACCTCGGCCACGGTCGTCAACCAGACCTCGCGGCTCGACTTCGCCCGGTTCACCTCGGACGCCCTGCTCGCCTGCTTCACCGCCGAACGCGACGCGATCAAGCGACACGCACCGCACCTCCCGGTCACGACGAACTTCATGGCCACCAACTGCCCCTCGATCGACTACTGGACATGGGCCCGCGAGGTCGACGTCGTCGCGAACGACCACTACCTCGTGGCCGAGCGCCGCGACAACCACGTGCTGCTCGCCATGGACGCCGACCTCACCCGGTCGCTCGCCGGCGGTGCGCCGTGGATGCTCATGGAGCACTCGACCTCGGCCGTCAACTGGCAGCCCCGCAACATCGCCAAGCGCCCGGGTGAACTCGCCCGCAACGCCGCGAGCCACCTGGCACGAGGTGCCGACGCGATCCTGTTCTTCCAGTTCCGGGCGTCACGGTACGGCGCCGAGAAGTTCCACTCCGCGATGCTGCCGCACGCCGGCACCGCGACCCGAACCTGGCGCGAGGTCGTCGACTTCGGCGCCGACCTGGGCCGCCTCGCGGCCGTCCGCGGCAGCCGGGTGGAGGCGCGGGTCGCGATCCTCTGGGACGTCGAGTCGTTCTGGGCCCACGACCTCGAGTGGCGCCCGTCGGTCGAGCTCCAGCACCGCGAGCGCGTCGTCGCCTGGTACTCGGCCCTGTGGCACCTCGGCGTGACGGTGGACTTCCGTCACCCGCACGACGACCTGTCGGGCTACGACCTCGTGCTCGCCCCCTCGCTGTACCTGGCCGACCGGCACACCACCGACGCCCTCGACGCGTTCGTCCGCGGGGGCGGCACCTTCGTCGCGTCGTACTTCTCGGGCGTGGTCGACGAGAACGACACCGTCCACGCCGGTGGAGCACCCGGTGCCCTGCGCGACGTGCTCGGGCTCTCGGTGCCCGAGTTCCTGCCCCTGTACGCCGACCAGGTCGTCACGCTCGACGACGGCACGACCGGCACCGGCTGGTCCGACGACATCGTGCTCGAGGGCGCCGTGGCGGTCGCGAGCTACGTCGACGGCCCGGCGGCGGGAGGTCCGGCGGTCACCCGTCACGCCCACGGCGACGGTTCGGCCTGGTACGTCTCGACGCGCACGACGGGGGCCGACCTCGAGGGGCTCGTCCGGTCGGTGCTGGACGACGCCGGCGTGCCGCTGCCGGTCGAGCACCCCGACGGGCTCGAGGTCGTCGTGCGCCACGGGGACGACGCCGACTTCACCTTCCTGGTCAACCACGCCGAGGCAGCGACCGACGTCGCGGTCGGTCGGGGCACCGAGCTGATCACCGGCGACGCCGTCGACGGCCGCGTCGTCGTTCCCGCCGGCGCGGTCCGCGTCGTGAGCCGCCCGCGCGGCTGA
- a CDS encoding glycoside hydrolase family 53 protein, whose product MTRPTTTPRTRIDRRGRRGLAVGAALATAALGAGLLAGAPATAAPGGPAPRPVVVQDPGFEQGAAGWVSKGKGTTTLEAGGHDSATRLTHVLSTAGTATTSQKLKKVTPGWWTFSAWVKSGGGLATSTLSLMGCGTGSSTDAAGTTVVPSTESDDGWLHLSVSAEVTHSQCTPTLTTSGAAGAWASMDDVTFTPGRVTRDVRGADLSGLPRNEDRGAVYLDAAGRPTDAVQQLADHGANMVRLKVWVDPTDGYNDQDDVVAMAARVKAAGMQLLVDFHYSDRWTDPGAQTMPKAWLGLSAPEVATKIHDHTRSVLDALAAEGITADAVQVGNEINPGMVWPLGQTWDVDPSDGVSGAQWSNLAMFLTAGATAVKEVSPTTQVVLHLTNINNGIDGLTWWFDEATSRGVPFDLIGLSYYGYWHGGLSGMQQAVTTLSERYDRDVLIVETSYPWTLEDDPDHTWENVVVDPSQLVAGYPATPEGQAANFRAIQDVVASAPGGRGIGVVAWEPAWTAVDGAGWDPDDPTSGNAWENQAMWDFDGRPLPALDEYAAD is encoded by the coding sequence ATGACACGACCCACCACCACACCCCGGACCCGCATCGACCGGAGGGGCCGGCGCGGTCTCGCCGTCGGCGCCGCCCTCGCCACGGCGGCCCTGGGAGCAGGCCTGCTGGCGGGCGCCCCCGCGACCGCGGCCCCCGGAGGCCCGGCCCCCCGCCCGGTCGTCGTGCAGGACCCCGGCTTCGAGCAGGGCGCGGCGGGCTGGGTCTCGAAGGGGAAGGGCACCACGACGCTCGAGGCGGGTGGGCACGACTCGGCCACGCGCCTGACGCACGTGCTGTCGACGGCCGGCACGGCCACGACCAGCCAGAAGCTCAAGAAGGTCACGCCCGGCTGGTGGACCTTCTCGGCCTGGGTGAAAAGCGGTGGCGGCCTGGCCACGAGCACGCTCTCGCTCATGGGGTGCGGCACCGGCTCGAGCACGGACGCCGCGGGCACGACGGTCGTCCCCTCGACCGAGTCCGACGACGGCTGGCTGCACCTGTCGGTCTCGGCCGAGGTGACGCACAGCCAGTGCACGCCCACGCTCACCACGTCGGGTGCCGCGGGGGCCTGGGCGAGCATGGACGACGTGACCTTCACGCCCGGCCGTGTCACCCGCGACGTGCGGGGCGCCGACCTCTCGGGCCTGCCCCGCAACGAGGACCGCGGAGCCGTCTACCTCGACGCCGCCGGACGTCCGACGGACGCCGTGCAGCAGCTCGCCGACCACGGCGCGAACATGGTGCGGCTGAAGGTCTGGGTCGACCCGACCGACGGCTACAACGACCAGGACGACGTCGTCGCGATGGCCGCGCGGGTGAAGGCGGCGGGCATGCAGCTGCTCGTGGACTTCCACTACAGCGACCGCTGGACCGACCCGGGCGCCCAGACCATGCCGAAGGCCTGGCTCGGGCTGAGCGCGCCCGAGGTCGCCACGAAGATCCACGACCACACCCGCAGCGTGCTCGACGCCCTCGCCGCCGAGGGCATCACCGCGGACGCCGTGCAGGTCGGCAACGAGATCAACCCCGGCATGGTCTGGCCTCTGGGCCAGACCTGGGACGTCGACCCGAGCGACGGCGTCAGCGGCGCGCAGTGGAGCAACCTGGCGATGTTCCTCACGGCCGGAGCGACGGCGGTGAAGGAGGTCTCGCCGACGACGCAGGTCGTGCTGCACCTGACGAACATCAACAACGGGATCGACGGCCTGACCTGGTGGTTCGACGAGGCGACCTCACGCGGGGTGCCGTTCGACCTGATCGGCCTCTCGTACTACGGCTACTGGCACGGCGGGCTGTCGGGCATGCAGCAGGCGGTCACGACGCTGTCCGAGCGCTACGACCGCGACGTGCTGATCGTCGAGACGTCCTACCCCTGGACGCTCGAGGACGATCCCGACCACACCTGGGAGAACGTCGTCGTCGACCCATCGCAGCTGGTCGCCGGCTACCCGGCGACACCTGAGGGGCAGGCCGCGAACTTCCGGGCGATCCAGGACGTCGTGGCGTCGGCCCCCGGCGGCCGCGGTATCGGCGTCGTCGCCTGGGAGCCCGCGTGGACGGCGGTCGACGGGGCCGGCTGGGACCCGGACGACCCGACCTCGGGGAACGCGTGGGAGAACCAGGCGATGTGGGACTTCGACGGTCGCCCCCTGCCCGCCCTCGACGAGTACGCGGCCGACTGA